The Pichia kudriavzevii chromosome 3, complete sequence nucleotide sequence atattgatattgtCTCCGGTTGGCCAGGGTTCCTCGTGCTGATTCGAATTGTAAAAATGGTTGTGGATGACAATTTTTCTACCGTCTCCTAAACCCTGTGTCAACGTTTGCAACGAACGCTCCTTCGATGGAGTACCTACATCTTCCTCCCTATTCGCTCGCCCACTGACAGATTTGCCTACGAGGTATCCATGATTCTCCGGCTGCAAGAGTGCCAATGCACCGGCCATGCGCCTCCCACTTGTCATAGCCGATTCGCTATCAATCTCGTCCTCCAGGTGCATCTCTTCTTCACCGTCTCCAACTGTATCTTCCACTGGATTTACCACCCGGCGTCGTAATAgagatttatcaaaactatCATCGTAATCCCGCATCTCGAtatcgtcatcatcaacatcatcgTCTATATCCATCGGCTCATAATACCTATCTTGAAGTCGTAGTTTTTCCTCAAGCTCATCGACAATTCTATTCATCGTAAACTTCCACAGAGAAGCATCTCCATTGAATCCTGGAGGGGCAGTACAATCCGTCAACTTGGAGGTTCACATGATACGAtattaaataaatataaaatagTTTCGCatcatgaatttcaaatttctttgaCGTTGCAattatcattgaaaaaaaagaaatttcaaaaaggGTAATTAAAATTTTCTGTACTACACTGCAACTTTGGTGCTTAGGTTTTTCTCCCTCCTCCCCATTCTCTCAGCTTTTCTATCACCTCTTTTTGACACTGTTCCCCCGCCTCCCAAGTGAATAAAAATGGCCTCCAAtagaaagaagaaggaaaagaagaaggatttTGTCAAACCAAAATTAAAAGTTGGAAAAGCAGCCCATAACCCTGCCAATCACACTTCAACCGAGTTTAAGGCAAAACGTATAAACATTACATCTTCCACCAAACATCTTATAAACCACGGCGACCCAACCACcgaatatttgaagaagcttTCAATATTGCGTAAGGTAACGGCAAATCTCAATTCACGGAAGGAAATACTTGCAGAATTCTTGGATATTCTAAAGAGAGATCCGTTTCAGGAAACTAATAAATTACCATTGGACGATTTGATCAAAGTCATAAAAGCCCTGCTGTTTGATCAGTCTAAGAAGATCAGACATGACGCTAGAGCCATTCTAGAGGAGTTGATTAGAAACCACAACAACTTAATAATCTTGAATCACGATTCCATAATGCTCTATGTATTTAGTGCTATGACACACTTGAAACCAACAATTAGACAGGATTCCATTTTGGCAATTAACTTGATAATTAATGGGGGTGAAAAGCTCAAGAATCTAActatttcaaatcattggatcagaatttggaaaaatattttggttctaatgaattggaaaaaggaaaacaaatcGTATACCGATTCGAAcgatttcaaagatttcaatGGTATGAGATTCGACCAACTGTCATTCATATCTAGTTTACTAAAAGATGGTTGTTTCCCTCGAGAAGAATATGATGGGGAAGGAAACAGCAAGAAAAATCGAGAAGATACTATTCAGATCCATGATTTGCTAAACACTTATATGATAAAACCAAACATGAGTATGCTATACCGCAATCTAAAGCTATTTGGTAATATATCAGTGTCTTCGAAAAATCCCAAAGCTGATGAATTGGCTGATACCACATTATGTGAGGATGTCGATGATAGAGTCAAATCTTTCTACGAGGGATTCTACAACTCTGTCTCCAAGGGAATTTCCGATTTCACTAAGGTCGATGACAACAAACTAGTGGTTATATCCAATAAAATCTTGAATCAATTGctagaaattgaaaaactctaTAAAGCTATCTCGGACTGATCCGTTAATTCTGTATATTATGTTTCTAAAGGTTTAGAACTAGATTCTTCAGGTGGTGTATCTGAGTCGGAACTTGAGTCAGAACTTGAGTCAGAACTTGAGTCAGAACTTGAGTCAGAACTTGAGTCAGAACTTGCATCGGAATCCGATGACCCTGAAGAAAGATCATCATCCAATACCTTCTCTCTAGTTATGATACTACTGTCTCCCTTGAACATATACATCGTGGGAAATTCAATAACCAACTTATTGAGTAAAACTTCGCTTAACTTGGCATCCTTATCAACCACTTCAAACACCCCactttccaaatctttaaACAAAATTGTGTATTCATCTCCTCCGCATATCCATGCCCTAGGTACTATCGTTCTCAGAATGCTAGATTCGCCTGACTTATATTTGACGTACCGATCTATAacctttttattttcatcgATTAGCAACCATTCAATGGTCCATGCCCAATTATTCCCCTTCCCGCCACTCTTATTAAGTTTCCCCCTCTCCATTCCCAATGGAACTTTCTTCACTTTGACCCCTCTGGTGGGTACCCATTTTGAATTAATTCCATTATTACTAAAATTCCCATTTCTGCGATTACCTACTGTCTTCAGTATTTTCATTTCgctttttcttctcttccCAAGATCCAAGCTTCGATTCACTTTAAGCAGAAAGTTGTAATCACGCTGCACATCGTTGGAATCCAACTgttttttatcaatgtaTGTATCCCTTGTGCTTAATGTCACTAGATAAAAGATTTATCTCTCAATTCAAAGAGAACCAAATTTCAATCTTCAAACCATATTCCAAGTACCCGGGATCTCAGAGAGACATTTCCTTTTGGTTACCAAAAACCGAAGATGGAAATCTCGTCAAACTtcatgaaaatgatttgaTGGAAATTGTTCGTGAAAATGCTGGAGATTTGGTTGAAAGTGTCAAATTAACAGATGAATTTGTCCATCCAAAAACCGGAAAACATTCTCAAACCTACCGTATTAATTATCAGTCCATGGACCGTAACATAACTAACGACGAAGTAAATGTAATGAATGATAAAACCAGGGAAGAGCTTGTTGAGAAGTTTGGTGTTCAGTTACGTTGAAGGTCATCGTGCAACTTGAATCCTGTACAtagaaaatttaaaacagactttttttcaaatatagaGCAATACATACTAACTGCTATGATAGAAACATATTGTAGAAGTAATAGGTCACATACCATCCCGACCACAATGTAagcaaaaatggaaaaaacaagGCTTTTTCTCCCCAGAAGAATGTTAGCCTCTCTAAACCCAACGCAGACGTACTTCATTGCATagattttctttagttAAGTGGTAGTTTTCCCGTTTGTAAGTATTGAAATATGTACATCATGCAAGTGCAGAATAACACACTGGTGCTTGATCAACAGGATTATACAACTGAGCTTTTGGTCGTAACATAGAGAGTTCCCGAGAGTTCAGATCATACATGATGAGGTTTTCCTTATCTTACAGTTCCGCTTGTGGAAATTTTTTCCCTGATAGAAGCGGGGGTTGAGTGCAGAATATTCAGGTTATAAATTTGTCATCATTCTTTTGCACGTAATCTTGGAATTTTGAGTGATAATCTCTATCATAGCTCCTCGATGGTAGCCAAAATGACGAAGCCAGACATTCTTGTTCTATATGGGTCTGAAACAGGGACTGCTCAAGACTTTGCATATTCTTTAGCTCACAGAATCCGTTATTTAAAATTAAATCCTTTAGTATGTTCCATGGATTCACTTGATTTGGAGCTTTTATTTGAAGTCAATACCTTATTATTGGTCTGTTCTACAACAGGACAGGGACAACTTCCAAAAAACTGCAGAAAATTCTTCAGGTTCTTAATGCAAAAGAAATTACCCCCTGACTTTTTTGAGCATCTAAAATTTTCGACTTGTGGGTTAGGAGATTCATCCTACGTCATGTATAACCTAGCGGCAAGGAAACTACACGCCAGGTTGAGACAACTTGGTGCTGTTGAATTATGCCCGAGGGTTGAGTGTGATGAGCAGTCTCCTCAGGGCCAAGAAGCATTTTATGAAACGTGGGAAAAAGTGGtttttgatgttttgaagaaaaggtaTGCTGATAAAATAAGTGTAATACCGAGTGATACAGTTTTGAGCCCTGTTCGCAAATTAAAGGTTCTAGAGAATCGAGAGGAGCTTAAAATCGAAAATATTCCGTCGATCGAACGTACCGATCCACAAAATAAATTAATCAAGATAAAGCTCAATAAAATTGAGAGAATTACAGATGAATCTCATTTCCAGGAAGTTGTCCATGTGACATTAGGTAACTCTGAAACCCCCCTAAAGTATAAGGTTGGTGATTGTGTATCTCTTTATCCAGAGAATGATCCAAAAGATGTCCAATCATTTATCAATTTGCAAGGGTGGAATGATATTGCTGACAAACCGTTACAACTTGATATCCCCCCTCAGATGGATCCAGATGGAGGCTGGGTCAAAAACATGACTCTGAGATCATTATTGACTTACCATTTAGATATAATGGCTGTTCCTCCACGAACTTTCTTTCAAACATCGTGGCATTTTGCGTCTGACAAACGTGAATCTGAAAAACTGCAAGAGTTAGGGAAATATTCAGAATCTGAGCAGTTGTATAATTATGCAAATAGACCGCATAGAAGTATATTGGAAGTTGTTCAGGAATTCTTTTCCTTAAAAATTCCCCTTGATCaagttttggaaataatTCCACTAATCAGACCAAGACAATACAGCATTTGCAACATTCCAAATTCTAGCACTGTAGAATTGGCTGTGGCAATTGTTGAATACAGCACCATCATTCGTCGTGTGAGGAAAGGTCTATGCACAAGTTGGTTGAAGAGGCTGAAAACCAGTGACACAATCATTGTATCGCTGAGTTTGAACGAGCTTAAAATCCCACGTTCTGATATGATTTTAGTTGGCCCGGGTACTGGTATCGCTCCAATCAGAAGTATTATCCAACAAAATGATATTAACCATTCAAAGGGAAATGATGGACACGAGTATTTACTATTTACTGGCCATagaaatagagaaaagGACTATCTTTTTGGTGAAGAATGGCCAAAAATGAAAGGATTGAAGGTTATAGATAGTTTTTCACGTCAAGGTGGTGGCTACGTTCAGGATACTATCtggaaaaataaagaaattgttggacaaatgttgaaaaggGGTGCAGGTGTATACCTCTGTGGGAGTTCCGGTAAGATGC carries:
- a CDS encoding uncharacterized protein (PKUD0C08865; Pfam Domains: FDX-ACB(8.4e-30)), with amino-acid sequence MYPLCLMSLDKRFISQFKENQISIFKPYSKYPGSQRDISFWLPKTEDGNLVKLHENDLMEIVRENAGDLVESVKLTDEFVHPKTGKHSQTYRINYQSMDRNITNDEVNVMNDKTREELVEKFGVQLR
- a CDS encoding uncharacterized protein (PKUD0C08850; similar to Saccharomyces cerevisiae YHR036W (BRL1); ancestral locus Anc_5.309), with product MNRIVDELEEKLRLQDRYYEPMDIDDDVDDDDIEMRDYDDSFDKSLLRRRVVNPVEDTVGDGEEEMHLEDEIDSESAMTSGRRMAGALALLQPENHGYLVGKSVSGRANREEDVGTPSKERSLQTLTQGLGDGRKIVIHNHFYNSNQHEEPWPTGDNININSMRFGKVELFELLKRSINYSLLVWIAYLVLTQIRQDIMEEYRKMEIRNSFMREQCLQEYIVNRCEEYGQLPALKEECLQWEVCYHGGVNDIHREPPVLEIAVHVLGRTIESGLSRLGGLNKLLVLVCVCAWYMGNFALGYMKATRDAHNA
- a CDS encoding uncharacterized protein (PKUD0C08860) encodes the protein MASNRKKKEKKKDFVKPKLKVGKAAHNPANHTSTEFKAKRINITSSTKHLINHGDPTTEYLKKLSILRKVTANLNSRKEILAEFLDILKRDPFQETNKLPLDDLIKVIKALLFDQSKKIRHDARAILEELIRNHNNLIILNHDSIMLYVFSAMTHLKPTIRQDSILAINLIINGGEKLKNLTISNHWIRIWKNILVLMNWKKENKSYTDSNDFKDFNGMRFDQLSFISSLLKDGCFPREEYDGEGNSKKNREDTIQIHDLLNTYMIKPNMSMLYRNLKLFGNISVSSKNPKADELADTTLCEDVDDRVKSFYEGFYNSVSKGISDFTKVDDNKLVVISNKILNQLLEIEKLYKAISD
- a CDS encoding uncharacterized protein (PKUD0C08863) — translated: MKILKTVGNRRNGNFSNNGINSKWVPTRGVKVKKVPLGMERGKLNKSGGKGNNWAWTIEWLLIDENKKVIDRYVKYKSGESSILRTIVPRAWICGGDEYTILFKDLESGVFEVVDKDAKLSEVLLNKLVIEFPTMYMFKGDSSIITREKVLDDDLSSGSSDSDASSDSSSDSSSDSSSDSSSDSSSDSDTPPEESSSKPLET
- a CDS encoding uncharacterized protein (PKUD0C08870; similar to Saccharomyces cerevisiae YPR048W (TAH18); ancestral locus Anc_3.329), giving the protein MVAKMTKPDILVLYGSETGTAQDFAYSLAHRIRYLKLNPLVCSMDSLDLELLFEVNTLLLVCSTTGQGQLPKNCRKFFRFLMQKKLPPDFFEHLKFSTCGLGDSSYVMYNLAARKLHARLRQLGAVELCPRVECDEQSPQGQEAFYETWEKVVFDVLKKRYADKISVIPSDTVLSPVRKLKVLENREELKIENIPSIERTDPQNKLIKIKLNKIERITDESHFQEVVHVTLGNSETPLKYKVGDCVSLYPENDPKDVQSFINLQGWNDIADKPLQLDIPPQMDPDGGWVKNMTLRSLLTYHLDIMAVPPRTFFQTSWHFASDKRESEKLQELGKYSESEQLYNYANRPHRSILEVVQEFFSLKIPLDQVLEIIPLIRPRQYSICNIPNSSTVELAVAIVEYSTIIRRVRKGLCTSWLKRLKTSDTIIVSLSLNELKIPRSDMILVGPGTGIAPIRSIIQQNDINHSKGNDGHEYLLFTGHRNREKDYLFGEEWPKMKGLKVIDSFSRQGGGYVQDTIWKNKEIVGQMLKRGAGVYLCGSSGKMPTQVRLTIQHVLQEIYDWDLEQVKAELLKMEKQGRFIQETW